A genomic segment from Cyanobium sp. NIES-981 encodes:
- a CDS encoding DUF1543 domain-containing protein — protein sequence MASQPLEAPLLLLAVLGGRAPGCHIELHDVRFVAAATIEAAIPALRRQWFGRREGLHLDAWMAVRAVDGWTVHLGREPAAPRSERLWFVNLGAYRPDSLAELHHFGLVVARSAQAAKAAARRRWLSGALQQHKDDLAAVDDCLALEQLELLESRGEGRWHVVLEPHPEGLSQPQVPDWFGYRPI from the coding sequence GTGGCCTCGCAACCGCTGGAGGCGCCGCTGCTGCTGCTGGCGGTGCTGGGCGGCCGCGCGCCCGGCTGCCACATCGAGCTGCACGACGTGCGCTTCGTGGCGGCGGCCACGATCGAGGCGGCGATCCCGGCGCTCCGGCGCCAGTGGTTCGGGCGGCGCGAGGGCCTGCACCTGGATGCCTGGATGGCGGTGCGGGCGGTGGATGGCTGGACGGTGCACCTGGGGCGCGAGCCCGCCGCGCCCCGGAGCGAGCGGCTGTGGTTCGTGAACCTGGGCGCCTACCGCCCGGATTCCCTGGCGGAGCTGCACCACTTCGGCCTGGTGGTGGCCCGCTCGGCCCAGGCGGCCAAGGCGGCGGCCAGAAGGCGCTGGCTGAGCGGGGCGCTGCAGCAGCACAAGGACGATCTGGCGGCCGTGGATGACTGCCTGGCGCTGGAGCAGCTGGAGCTGCTGGAGTCCCGGGGTGAGGGGCGCTGGCACGTGGTGCTGGAGCCCCACCCCGAGGGCCTGAGCCAGCCGCAGGTGCCGGACTGGTTCGGCTACCGGCCGATCTGA
- a CDS encoding STAS/SEC14 domain-containing protein — MIETIQGLPAGTVGFRLHGQVRGDDYDQVLVPAMESAIAEHDRIKALLCFDADFEGYDLAAAWDDTLLGLRHWQGFERIAVVSDVGWLRTAIRAIGALMPCPVRLFASAEEEEARRWLGESLGSLHLEAEGDVLRVRLIGQLEPSAYEAREAEIASLFSRPTPLKLLVDLREFDGWSGLAALGDHLSLVREHRRSLSRVAVVGNQAWQHLAERLIRRLLPAECRFFDAAHHEQAELWIHAA, encoded by the coding sequence ATGATCGAAACCATCCAGGGGCTGCCGGCCGGCACGGTGGGCTTCCGCCTCCATGGCCAGGTGCGCGGCGACGACTACGACCAGGTGCTCGTGCCGGCCATGGAGAGCGCCATCGCCGAACACGACCGCATCAAGGCCCTGCTCTGCTTCGACGCCGACTTCGAGGGCTACGACCTTGCCGCCGCCTGGGACGACACCCTGCTCGGCCTGCGCCACTGGCAGGGCTTTGAGCGCATCGCCGTGGTGAGCGATGTGGGCTGGCTGCGCACCGCCATCCGGGCCATCGGCGCCCTGATGCCCTGCCCGGTGCGGCTCTTTGCCTCAGCGGAGGAAGAAGAAGCCCGCCGCTGGCTCGGGGAATCCCTGGGCAGCCTCCACCTGGAGGCCGAGGGCGATGTGCTGCGCGTGCGCCTGATCGGCCAGCTCGAGCCCAGCGCCTACGAGGCCCGCGAGGCCGAGATCGCCAGCCTGTTCAGCCGCCCCACCCCCCTGAAGCTGCTGGTGGATCTGCGGGAGTTCGACGGCTGGTCGGGCCTGGCGGCCCTGGGCGATCACCTCTCCCTGGTGCGGGAGCACCGCCGCTCCTTGAGCCGGGTGGCGGTGGTGGGCAACCAGGCCTGGCAGCACCTGGCCGAGCGCCTGATCCGCCGCCTCCTGCCGGCGGAGTGCCGCTTCTTCGACGCCGCCCACCACGAGCAGGCCGAACTCTGGATCCACGCCGCCTGA